Proteins encoded in a region of the Gemmatimonadota bacterium genome:
- a CDS encoding thiamine pyrophosphate-binding protein, with product MVTGSTRNHTCAEVIARTLHEAGVRFAFGHPGGEVLELIDALERSGIRFVLTGQESTAAFMAAAVGRLTGTPGVCVATLGPGACNLVLGVGTAYLDRDSVLAISARTSTERHHRSNKQNLPLIDLFTPITRWSAPFHGGAWEAPGKPGPPGGGGPRRGPVYLSLPSDVAGKPAAGPDSAGSQAGRGTVLPPLATPADESDLPRILSTLNGAERPVAVVGIAMDAARDASAVRRFLRDTGLPYVSTVQAKGIADELGDGFLGTIAPAAGEDRIIEWLQRSDCVLGIGFDPVEVSRLWHFDAPLQIIANAPVGFGTFTPPAACVGDVSALLGRITEGYHGRCLWTADDIGYLRARVDAVYHPPSEEGPEGMSPYHLVGALRDALPDDVVVSSDVGAHKNVMGQRWRAPEPGTFLMSNGLSSMGYGVGAAMGAAMALPDRPVAAVTGDGAFAMMVHELETIKRTGIAPLIVVLYDASLAVIKIAQQARELPVTGVDFAPVDWVKVAEGFGIPAETVSTLDETRDAVARWVRRREARVLVARVDERLYTGLKY from the coding sequence ATGGTGACCGGTTCAACCCGAAATCACACCTGCGCGGAGGTTATCGCGCGAACCCTTCACGAAGCCGGCGTCCGATTCGCTTTCGGCCATCCCGGCGGTGAAGTGCTTGAGCTTATCGACGCACTGGAACGGTCGGGGATCCGGTTCGTCCTGACCGGACAGGAGTCCACGGCGGCCTTCATGGCGGCGGCCGTAGGACGCCTGACCGGCACTCCGGGGGTCTGCGTGGCGACCCTGGGACCCGGCGCCTGCAACCTGGTGCTCGGCGTGGGTACCGCCTACCTGGACCGCGACTCCGTCCTGGCCATCTCCGCGCGGACGTCCACGGAAAGGCACCACCGGAGCAACAAGCAGAACCTGCCGCTGATCGACCTGTTCACCCCCATCACCCGGTGGTCGGCCCCCTTTCACGGCGGGGCGTGGGAGGCCCCTGGCAAACCCGGGCCCCCCGGGGGGGGGGGCCCGCGGCGGGGGCCGGTATACCTCTCCCTGCCGTCGGACGTGGCGGGAAAGCCGGCCGCCGGCCCGGATTCCGCGGGCAGCCAGGCCGGCCGCGGGACCGTGCTTCCACCGCTTGCGACCCCCGCAGACGAATCGGACCTGCCCCGCATCCTGTCCACGTTGAACGGCGCCGAAAGACCCGTCGCCGTGGTCGGCATCGCCATGGACGCGGCCAGGGACGCGTCGGCTGTCCGCCGTTTCCTGCGCGATACCGGCCTGCCCTATGTGTCGACCGTGCAGGCGAAGGGGATCGCCGATGAACTCGGAGACGGTTTCCTTGGCACGATCGCGCCGGCCGCCGGTGAAGACCGGATCATCGAGTGGCTGCAGCGAAGCGACTGCGTGCTGGGCATCGGCTTCGATCCGGTGGAGGTCTCCCGGCTCTGGCATTTCGACGCGCCGCTGCAGATCATCGCCAACGCCCCCGTGGGGTTCGGTACCTTTACGCCGCCGGCGGCCTGCGTGGGCGACGTGTCCGCCCTCCTGGGCCGCATCACGGAAGGATACCACGGGCGATGCCTGTGGACGGCCGACGATATCGGTTATCTGAGGGCCCGGGTCGACGCGGTCTACCACCCGCCGTCCGAGGAGGGACCGGAAGGCATGTCGCCCTATCACCTGGTGGGCGCCCTGCGGGACGCGCTCCCGGACGACGTCGTCGTTTCCTCGGACGTGGGCGCGCACAAGAACGTAATGGGACAGCGATGGCGTGCGCCGGAACCGGGCACCTTTCTCATGTCCAACGGCCTTTCTTCCATGGGTTACGGGGTAGGCGCGGCCATGGGCGCGGCCATGGCCCTGCCCGACCGACCGGTTGCGGCGGTGACGGGAGACGGCGCCTTCGCCATGATGGTCCATGAACTCGAGACGATCAAGCGAACCGGCATCGCGCCGTTGATTGTCGTCCTGTACGACGCTTCGCTGGCGGTCATCAAGATCGCCCAGCAGGCCAGGGAACTTCCCGTGACCGGTGTCGACTTCGCACCGGTGGACTGGGTGAAGGTCGCCGAAGGATTCGGAATCCCCGCGGAGACCGTAAGCACCCTGGACGAAACCCGCGACGCCGTGGCGCGGTGGGTGCGCAGGCGGGAGGCGCGGGTCCTGGTCGCCCGCGTGGACGAGCGGCTCTACACGGGGTTGAAGTACTGA
- a CDS encoding inorganic phosphate transporter: MGGDFTLYLAVALGLYMAFSIGANDVANAMGTSVGSRALTIKQAILIAGVLEFLGAFLVGGQVTKTVRGGILDPQISAAAPELIVYGMLAALMAAGTWLVVASRLGWPVSTTHSIVGAIAGFGIVAFGVGVVQWEQLTQIVASWIVSPLLCGVLAYLIFSAIKWTILRHPDPVRRTRKWAPLYIFSVVVVISLVTLFKGLQNVDLDLTLAESLLWSSILGIFAVIAGHFVLGLINNRPGAETVDASSGDGQMAIVEKMFGVLQIMSACAVAFAHGSNDVANAIGPLAAVVNISQSGVVNPESPVPSWLLLVGGIGIVIGLATMGYRVMATIGTKITELTPTRGYSAEFAAAITIVLASRLGLPISTTQTLVGGVMGVGLAQGVKALDLSILGRIAASWIITVPVGALLAIVFFYVFRAIL, translated from the coding sequence ATGGGGGGCGACTTTACCCTGTATCTGGCCGTAGCGCTCGGGCTGTACATGGCCTTCTCCATCGGCGCGAACGACGTGGCCAACGCCATGGGTACGTCGGTGGGGTCCAGGGCGCTCACGATCAAGCAGGCCATCCTGATCGCCGGCGTGCTCGAATTCCTCGGAGCCTTCCTGGTGGGAGGCCAGGTCACCAAAACCGTCCGGGGAGGCATTCTGGACCCCCAGATTTCAGCGGCCGCGCCGGAGCTCATCGTGTACGGCATGCTCGCGGCGCTGATGGCCGCAGGTACCTGGCTCGTGGTCGCATCCAGGCTGGGCTGGCCCGTGTCGACCACCCATTCGATCGTGGGCGCCATCGCGGGCTTCGGCATCGTCGCCTTCGGCGTCGGCGTCGTGCAGTGGGAACAGTTGACGCAGATCGTCGCATCCTGGATCGTCTCGCCGCTGCTGTGCGGCGTCCTGGCCTACCTGATCTTCAGCGCGATCAAGTGGACGATCCTCCGCCACCCGGACCCTGTGCGGCGGACCCGGAAGTGGGCGCCGCTCTATATCTTCAGCGTCGTCGTTGTAATCTCGCTGGTCACGCTGTTCAAGGGATTGCAGAACGTCGACCTGGATCTGACGCTGGCCGAGTCGCTCCTCTGGTCCAGCATCCTGGGCATCTTCGCCGTAATCGCCGGGCACTTCGTGCTTGGGCTGATCAACAACCGGCCGGGCGCCGAGACCGTGGACGCATCGTCCGGTGACGGCCAGATGGCCATCGTCGAGAAGATGTTCGGCGTGCTCCAGATCATGAGCGCCTGCGCCGTGGCCTTCGCCCACGGCTCCAACGACGTGGCGAACGCCATCGGACCGCTGGCGGCCGTGGTGAATATCAGCCAGTCCGGCGTGGTCAACCCCGAGTCTCCGGTGCCCAGCTGGCTTCTCCTGGTCGGCGGCATCGGCATCGTCATCGGCCTGGCGACCATGGGATACCGCGTCATGGCGACCATCGGCACCAAAATCACGGAACTGACGCCCACCCGGGGATACTCGGCCGAATTCGCCGCGGCCATTACCATAGTCCTGGCCAGCCGCCTCGGCCTGCCCATCTCGACGACCCAGACCCTGGTCGGCGGAGTCATGGGCGTAGGGCTCGCCCAGGGCGTCAAGGCCCTGGACCTGAGCATCCTGGGCCGGATCGCGGCGTCCTGGATCATCACCGTACCCGTCGGTGCCCTGCTGGCGATTGTCTTCTTCTACGTTTTCCGGGCCATACTCTAA
- a CDS encoding CPBP family intramembrane metalloprotease — protein sequence MNEPPLHAVDPEEIQPRPRLAFTLAFTALVLGVYLVLQVAVTVVLIAVLDLDPTERMGDLIAVGVIFSAIPCTFLLLLILDRPGRALGMDPRTWLALQPVRGSAMLGWVVFAFVLLQLADLVTVELGRSPVPPVMESIIETTRYTALLWFALVIAAPVFEEALFRGFLYEGLRRTKIGAGGAIVVTTLLWTLLHAAQYDQFFLTLIALIGILLGIARERTGSLYVPLAIHGVNNLLSTLQMTEERDALVNTLF from the coding sequence ATGAACGAACCCCCGCTGCACGCCGTCGACCCTGAAGAAATCCAACCGCGGCCGCGACTCGCGTTCACCCTCGCTTTCACCGCGCTGGTACTGGGAGTCTACCTGGTGCTGCAGGTCGCCGTGACGGTCGTCCTCATTGCCGTGCTGGACCTGGATCCGACGGAACGCATGGGCGACCTGATCGCCGTGGGCGTAATCTTCTCCGCCATACCCTGTACTTTCCTCCTGCTGCTCATCCTGGACCGCCCCGGGCGCGCGCTTGGCATGGACCCGCGAACCTGGCTGGCGCTCCAACCGGTCCGAGGCTCGGCCATGCTCGGTTGGGTGGTATTCGCCTTCGTGCTGCTTCAGCTTGCCGACCTGGTCACCGTGGAACTCGGTCGATCGCCGGTACCGCCGGTCATGGAATCGATCATCGAAACAACCCGGTACACGGCACTGCTCTGGTTCGCGCTCGTGATCGCCGCGCCGGTTTTCGAAGAAGCGCTGTTCAGGGGGTTTCTTTACGAGGGGCTGCGCCGGACGAAGATAGGCGCCGGGGGAGCGATCGTTGTCACTACGCTGCTCTGGACATTGCTGCACGCCGCCCAGTACGACCAGTTCTTCCTGACGCTGATCGCCCTGATCGGGATCCTGCTCGGGATCGCCCGCGAGCGTACCGGTTCGCTGTACGTCCCCCTCGCCATCCACGGGGTGAACAACCTGCTCAGTACCCTTCAGATGACGGAAGAAAGAGACGCGCTCGTCAACACGTTATTTTAG
- a CDS encoding TonB-dependent receptor translates to MVNRAASSRTPLECSCIFAMTAQYARRGMGDTMIRISGNKPATFVLRSIALFCLMAAFLMVTAQQTLAQESAEETATGEEQSTSAEQQLPELPIVLEGELESMTVVGARTQPRTITESTVPIDVIQVEEFIQQGGSDLADLMRNVVPSYNVNTQPISDAGTIVRPANLRSLAPDQVLVLVNGKRRHRGAVINWYANAVAEGAQGPDLAAIPSIALERVEVLRDGASAQYGSDAIAGVLNFQLKDNYDGFSLETKVGSFQDGSGRFLGDGELFLIAGNVGVGHEDAWLSLSVEYGNSSESVRSVQTASGRALIAAGNLDIANPETFWGQPFVRDDLKIFANYGAAIGDDLEFFGHANYASKEVDGGFYFRNPHTRGGVYQGPVVDIGGVMRPTLLVGDLDGVGQGSECAPVPIINDRPDQAAWLRVRDDPNCFSFLKMFPGGFTPRFGAFASDESVVLGIRGRAATLLRWELSAAYGRNEADYFIYNTVNASMGPDTPTYFDPGSYVQSEVNLNFDMTYPVGNNLVLAAGLERRTETFELVEGQIESYLIGQPLASQGFTPATNGFAGFSKVAAGSWDRSNNAIYLEGGLTPTDRWLLDLAVRAEDFEDFGTTTNYKVATNFSLTDEVKLRGSASTGFRAPTPGQQNAFNITTEFDLELNDLVNNGTVPSNSRAAELKGGKPLDAEKSVNISAGLVFDLGTVSATIDYFDIRVRDRLTVSQNFELTDEERAPLIAEGFTSAAGLQGFQFFPNDFDSANRGIDVVVSAPVGTGTMSLAYNYTSSEVTDHNPEILDATQIKALEEGLPRQRGNLTLTQSLADNWNALGRASYFGSWYDFRDGETYDGRVLVDLESTIRFNDDRSRITVGAQNILNTYPDENPHAAGGPSGGPGNKYSQYSPFGFSGAFWYVKYGFSL, encoded by the coding sequence ATGGTTAATCGAGCAGCATCGTCCAGAACCCCCCTTGAGTGTTCATGCATCTTCGCGATGACTGCGCAGTATGCACGAAGGGGGATGGGGGATACAATGATCAGGATTTCCGGCAACAAACCAGCGACGTTCGTCCTGCGCTCCATCGCGCTGTTTTGCCTCATGGCGGCATTCCTCATGGTCACCGCGCAGCAGACCCTGGCGCAGGAGTCCGCCGAAGAGACGGCAACCGGTGAAGAACAGTCGACTTCAGCCGAACAGCAATTGCCCGAATTGCCCATCGTGCTGGAAGGGGAACTGGAAAGCATGACGGTGGTCGGAGCGCGGACACAGCCCCGGACCATCACCGAGTCCACCGTACCCATCGACGTGATTCAAGTCGAGGAATTCATCCAGCAGGGCGGTTCGGACCTGGCCGACCTGATGCGGAACGTCGTTCCCTCCTACAACGTCAATACCCAGCCGATCAGCGACGCGGGCACAATCGTCCGGCCCGCCAACCTTCGCAGCCTGGCGCCCGACCAGGTGCTGGTCCTCGTCAACGGCAAGCGCCGGCACCGCGGCGCCGTGATCAACTGGTATGCGAACGCCGTGGCCGAAGGCGCGCAGGGCCCCGACCTGGCGGCGATCCCGTCCATTGCGCTCGAAAGGGTGGAGGTCCTGCGAGACGGCGCCTCGGCGCAGTACGGTTCCGATGCCATTGCGGGGGTGCTGAACTTCCAGCTCAAGGACAACTACGACGGATTCAGCCTGGAGACCAAGGTCGGCAGCTTCCAGGACGGCTCCGGCCGGTTTCTCGGCGACGGGGAACTCTTCCTGATCGCGGGTAATGTGGGTGTGGGCCACGAAGACGCGTGGCTCAGCCTCAGCGTGGAATACGGCAACTCCAGCGAATCGGTCCGTTCGGTGCAGACGGCATCCGGCAGGGCCCTGATCGCGGCCGGCAATCTCGACATCGCCAATCCCGAGACATTCTGGGGCCAGCCCTTTGTACGGGACGACCTGAAGATCTTCGCCAACTACGGCGCGGCGATCGGCGATGACCTCGAGTTCTTCGGCCACGCCAACTATGCCAGCAAGGAAGTCGACGGCGGGTTCTACTTCCGCAATCCGCACACCCGCGGCGGCGTGTACCAGGGCCCCGTGGTGGATATAGGCGGCGTGATGCGGCCTACGCTGCTGGTCGGCGATCTGGACGGCGTGGGCCAGGGCAGCGAATGCGCACCGGTGCCCATCATCAACGACCGGCCGGACCAGGCGGCCTGGCTGCGGGTTCGCGACGATCCCAACTGCTTCTCGTTCCTGAAGATGTTTCCAGGGGGGTTCACGCCCCGGTTTGGCGCTTTCGCGTCGGACGAGTCCGTGGTGCTTGGCATCAGGGGAAGGGCGGCGACCTTGCTGCGCTGGGAACTGAGCGCGGCGTACGGACGCAACGAGGCCGACTACTTCATTTACAATACGGTCAACGCTTCCATGGGGCCGGACACCCCGACCTATTTCGATCCGGGCTCCTATGTCCAGTCCGAAGTCAACCTGAACTTCGACATGACCTACCCGGTCGGCAACAACCTGGTTTTGGCCGCCGGCCTCGAAAGACGGACCGAGACCTTCGAGCTCGTTGAAGGCCAGATCGAGTCCTACCTGATCGGCCAGCCCCTCGCCAGCCAGGGATTCACGCCGGCGACCAATGGTTTCGCGGGATTCAGCAAGGTCGCCGCGGGTTCATGGGACCGTTCCAACAATGCGATCTACCTGGAAGGCGGACTCACGCCCACGGACCGGTGGCTGCTCGACCTGGCCGTGCGTGCCGAAGATTTCGAAGATTTCGGTACGACCACCAACTACAAGGTGGCCACGAACTTCAGCCTGACCGACGAGGTGAAACTGCGCGGCAGCGCCAGCACGGGTTTCAGGGCGCCGACGCCCGGCCAGCAGAACGCCTTCAACATCACGACGGAGTTCGACCTGGAACTGAACGACCTGGTGAACAACGGAACGGTGCCTTCCAACAGCCGCGCGGCCGAGTTGAAGGGCGGCAAGCCGCTCGACGCGGAGAAATCCGTGAATATCTCCGCGGGCCTCGTCTTCGATCTGGGCACCGTGAGCGCCACCATCGATTATTTCGATATCCGCGTGCGTGACCGCCTGACGGTCTCCCAGAATTTTGAGCTCACCGACGAGGAGAGAGCCCCGTTGATCGCCGAAGGCTTCACCAGCGCGGCGGGGCTGCAGGGCTTTCAGTTCTTCCCCAACGACTTCGACTCCGCCAACCGGGGTATCGATGTCGTGGTTTCGGCGCCGGTGGGGACGGGTACGATGAGCCTGGCCTACAACTACACGAGCTCCGAAGTCACCGATCACAATCCGGAAATCCTGGATGCCACGCAGATCAAGGCGCTGGAGGAGGGACTCCCCAGGCAACGCGGCAATCTGACCCTGACCCAGTCCCTGGCCGATAACTGGAACGCTCTGGGGCGGGCCAGCTACTTCGGTTCCTGGTACGATTTCCGCGATGGCGAGACCTACGACGGTCGGGTCCTGGTGGACCTGGAGAGTACCATCAGGTTCAACGACGACCGGTCCAGGATCACCGTCGGAGCGCAGAACATCCTGAACACCTATCCGGACGAGAATCCCCATGCGGCCGGTGGCCCCTCGGGCGGACCCGGCAACAAGTACAGCCAGTACAGTCCGTTCGGCTTCAGCGGCGCATTCTGGTACGTCAAGTATGGCTTCTCGCTCTAG
- the rlmN gene encoding 23S rRNA (adenine(2503)-C(2))-methyltransferase RlmN yields the protein MTAQTTRDKTKSRADRKTKGGNAGVGKPEGRKPDGRKPDGRKPELRGLTLPEISRIVAEMNEPAYRAGQIASWVYKKAAGSFDEMTNLSKSLRTELADRACLNPLTPVRRSKSRHGPTTKYLFELQDGQKVETVLIGGSRRNTLCISTQVGCAIGCRFCASGLEGLVRNMTSAEIVDQVVQVKQQVMLAGDDRPINNIVVMGMGEPLANYRPVLRAVRIINADWGLGIGARKITLSTSGLVPKIYQLAEEKIQFELSVSLHAADDRTRTSIVPINRRYPLKQLMRACRHYTGTTDRIITYEYVLLKGVNDRFQDAENLVKLLKKDKCKLNLIPYNPVQGLPYETPDEHRRTAFADALRAGGLQLTIRRERGRDIDAACGQLRLAESRRSR from the coding sequence ATGACTGCGCAAACGACACGGGATAAAACCAAAAGCCGGGCCGATCGGAAGACGAAAGGCGGGAATGCCGGAGTCGGGAAGCCCGAAGGCAGGAAGCCCGATGGCAGGAAGCCCGATGGCAGGAAACCCGAGCTGAGAGGCCTTACCCTGCCCGAGATCTCGCGGATCGTCGCCGAGATGAACGAACCGGCGTACCGGGCGGGGCAGATCGCCTCGTGGGTGTACAAGAAGGCCGCAGGTTCTTTCGACGAGATGACCAACCTGTCCAAGTCGCTGCGGACCGAACTGGCCGACCGTGCGTGCCTGAACCCCCTGACCCCCGTTCGGAGGTCGAAGTCCCGTCACGGACCGACCACGAAATACCTGTTCGAACTCCAGGACGGCCAGAAGGTGGAAACGGTGCTGATCGGCGGGTCGCGGCGCAACACGCTCTGCATCTCCACGCAGGTGGGATGCGCCATCGGCTGCCGATTCTGCGCGAGTGGGCTCGAGGGCCTCGTGCGAAACATGACGTCGGCCGAAATCGTCGACCAGGTCGTACAGGTCAAGCAGCAGGTCATGCTGGCCGGCGATGACCGCCCCATCAACAACATCGTCGTCATGGGCATGGGGGAGCCGCTGGCGAATTACCGACCGGTGCTCAGGGCAGTACGGATCATCAACGCCGACTGGGGGCTCGGGATTGGCGCCCGCAAGATCACGTTGTCCACCAGCGGACTGGTACCGAAGATCTACCAACTGGCCGAAGAGAAGATCCAGTTCGAGCTGTCCGTATCCCTCCATGCCGCCGACGACCGGACGCGGACCTCGATCGTCCCGATCAACCGGCGTTATCCGCTCAAGCAGCTCATGAGGGCCTGCCGCCATTACACCGGGACTACCGACCGCATCATTACCTACGAATATGTCCTGCTCAAGGGCGTGAACGACCGGTTCCAGGACGCGGAAAATCTCGTAAAGCTGTTGAAAAAGGACAAGTGCAAGCTTAACCTCATTCCCTATAACCCGGTGCAGGGCCTGCCCTACGAAACGCCCGACGAACACCGGCGTACGGCCTTCGCGGATGCGTTGCGGGCGGGCGGACTGCAGTTGACCATACGCCGGGAGCGCGGACGGGACATCGACGCGGCGTGCGGGCAACTGCGCCTCGCCGAATCCCGCAGGAGCCGCTGA
- a CDS encoding glycosyltransferase family 9 protein: protein MDHESSPRILVVRPDRIGDVVLSLPVLDALRHHWPKAYLAMLARPYTRDVLERNPCLDDIFEDDPESLHRGPAGFLRQVRRLRAQAFDTALVLMPTMRHVWMICLAGIPRRISVGRKVYHALTRTRSLSRHRYIPLRHESDFCLDLARIIDAREPGNRPLIELKEEERQGARAVLARTHGQPVIGIHPGNGRNAPNWTAERYAALARTLQDRHGAKIVVTGSAEEGHLAEAIVSPLDEPALSLAGRLTLGELIAVIGELDLLVSSSTGPMHLAGALGVPTVSVFCPLPARSPERWRPLGGLDRNLLPPEGQCPTCDRGPFCDLSGITVDMVGEAAGEQLARGCAKR from the coding sequence ATGGATCATGAATCATCACCCCGGATCCTCGTGGTGCGGCCCGACCGGATCGGGGACGTGGTGCTCTCCCTGCCGGTGCTGGACGCCCTTCGGCATCACTGGCCAAAGGCCTACCTGGCCATGCTGGCGCGTCCCTACACCCGGGACGTACTTGAGCGAAATCCCTGCCTGGACGACATATTCGAAGACGATCCGGAGTCTCTTCACCGCGGACCGGCGGGTTTTTTAAGGCAGGTGCGGCGGCTGCGCGCCCAGGCGTTCGACACCGCCCTGGTGCTCATGCCGACCATGCGCCATGTGTGGATGATATGCCTGGCGGGCATCCCCCGGCGCATCAGCGTGGGACGGAAAGTCTACCACGCGCTCACCCGCACCCGGTCCCTCAGCCGCCATCGCTATATTCCGCTCCGCCACGAATCGGATTTCTGCCTGGACCTGGCCCGGATCATCGATGCCCGGGAACCCGGGAACCGGCCGCTGATCGAATTGAAGGAGGAGGAGCGTCAGGGGGCCCGCGCGGTCCTGGCCCGGACACACGGACAGCCGGTCATCGGCATCCATCCCGGCAACGGACGAAACGCGCCGAACTGGACGGCCGAGCGTTACGCGGCACTTGCGCGGACCCTGCAGGATCGCCATGGCGCGAAGATCGTCGTGACAGGGAGCGCGGAGGAGGGGCATCTCGCCGAAGCGATTGTGTCCCCTCTGGATGAACCCGCCCTTTCGCTGGCGGGGCGGCTGACACTGGGCGAGCTCATCGCGGTGATCGGCGAACTGGACCTCCTGGTGAGCAGCAGCACGGGGCCCATGCACCTGGCCGGGGCGCTGGGCGTTCCGACGGTGTCCGTCTTCTGTCCCCTGCCCGCCAGGTCGCCCGAACGGTGGCGGCCGCTGGGCGGCCTGGACCGCAACCTCCTGCCGCCGGAAGGCCAATGCCCGACCTGCGACCGCGGACCCTTCTGCGACCTGTCCGGCATCACCGTGGACATGGTCGGGGAGGCCGCCGGGGAGCAGTTGGCCCGCGGATGTGCGAAACGATGA
- the waaF gene encoding lipopolysaccharide heptosyltransferase II yields the protein MPDLRPRTLLRPVRHHRGHGRGGRRGAVGPRMCETMTVSDTPSRILVIRFSSMGDIVLTSPVTRQLDRLFPDAEIDFLTRSEYVSLARALPGVAAVQRFDPGTGLLSLVSRLRERRYDLAIDLHGNLRSRLVAMTGIAGRVLRYDKRRFARMAIVRRRRRSRPVPHTIDRYLEVLDRFQASAAPGLEGAQNTAERRLPQLKVDDAAAAIVEERLADAGIGPDVRILGVAPGASHGPKRWPPERFAGVADHMAESRDMKILLLGSEADRPVTGEVADAMERPAVDWTGATDLALLPAAVRRCALMVSNDSGPMHVATAVGTPVIGVFGATHPRLGFAPVGPADAAVTLDLPCSPCSLHGNRACRFRTHACMEELDPRRVVAEAERRVPV from the coding sequence ATGCCCGACCTGCGACCGCGGACCCTTCTGCGACCTGTCCGGCATCACCGTGGACATGGTCGGGGAGGCCGCCGGGGAGCAGTTGGCCCGCGGATGTGCGAAACGATGACCGTCTCCGACACGCCATCCCGCATCCTCGTCATCCGGTTCAGCTCGATGGGCGATATCGTGCTGACCTCGCCGGTCACACGACAGTTGGACCGGCTCTTTCCGGATGCGGAGATCGACTTCCTCACGCGAAGTGAATACGTGTCACTGGCCCGTGCGCTCCCCGGGGTCGCCGCCGTGCAGCGCTTCGATCCAGGCACCGGCCTCTTGAGCCTCGTCTCCCGCCTGCGTGAAAGACGCTACGACCTGGCGATCGACCTGCACGGGAACCTGCGCAGCAGGCTCGTTGCCATGACGGGCATCGCGGGGCGGGTGCTTCGTTACGACAAACGCCGGTTCGCCCGCATGGCCATCGTCAGAAGGCGAAGGCGGTCCAGGCCCGTACCCCATACGATCGACCGTTATCTGGAAGTGCTCGACAGGTTCCAAGCAAGCGCCGCACCTGGCCTGGAAGGCGCACAAAACACAGCGGAGAGGAGGCTGCCGCAACTCAAAGTCGACGATGCGGCGGCGGCCATAGTGGAGGAGAGACTGGCCGATGCCGGCATCGGGCCGGATGTCCGTATACTCGGCGTGGCGCCGGGCGCGTCCCATGGTCCGAAACGCTGGCCGCCGGAGCGGTTTGCCGGAGTAGCGGACCACATGGCGGAATCCCGGGACATGAAGATACTGCTGCTGGGCAGCGAGGCGGACCGGCCGGTCACCGGCGAGGTGGCCGATGCCATGGAGCGTCCGGCCGTGGACTGGACCGGGGCGACCGATCTCGCGTTGCTGCCCGCGGCCGTGCGGCGGTGCGCGCTCATGGTCAGCAACGATTCCGGCCCCATGCACGTGGCCACGGCCGTGGGCACACCCGTAATCGGCGTATTCGGCGCCACCCATCCCCGCCTGGGGTTCGCGCCGGTCGGACCGGCGGACGCCGCGGTAACGCTCGACCTGCCGTGCAGCCCCTGCAGCCTGCACGGGAATCGGGCCTGCCGGTTCCGCACCCACGCGTGCATGGAGGAACTCGATCCCCGGCGCGTTGTTGCCGAGGCAGAGCGCCGGGTACCGGTTTAG
- a CDS encoding adenine phosphoribosyltransferase gives MDALKQKIRNVPDFPIPGINFKDVTTLFKDPAAFRKAVDRFVDEYAERSIDLVAGIEARGFILAPVLAYHMGKGIVPLRKPGKLPAETRRIEFELEYGTDALEMHLDAVRPGDRVLIVDDLLATGGTATAACRLVEDAGGVVAGVGFLIELSFLDGRKKLGERPVFSLLEYGADE, from the coding sequence TTGGACGCCCTGAAACAGAAGATCCGCAACGTGCCGGACTTTCCCATCCCCGGTATCAACTTCAAGGACGTGACCACGCTCTTCAAGGATCCCGCCGCCTTTCGCAAGGCCGTGGATCGTTTCGTCGATGAATACGCGGAGCGTTCCATCGATCTCGTGGCCGGTATCGAGGCCCGGGGGTTCATCCTGGCGCCGGTGCTCGCCTACCACATGGGAAAGGGCATCGTTCCCTTGCGCAAGCCCGGCAAGCTTCCTGCGGAGACGCGGCGGATCGAATTCGAACTGGAATACGGCACGGATGCGCTGGAAATGCACCTGGATGCCGTGAGGCCCGGAGACCGCGTACTCATCGTGGACGACCTGCTGGCCACGGGGGGGACCGCGACGGCGGCCTGTCGACTCGTCGAAGACGCGGGCGGGGTCGTAGCCGGCGTAGGGTTCCTGATCGAACTATCCTTCCTGGACGGCCGGAAAAAGCTGGGTGAGCGTCCCGTCTTCTCGCTCCTCGAATACGGTGCCGACGAGTAA